The DNA window tttgctcataaaacattgtggattgctacagtgtctctccgcaaggtttattttttgttataattttttttcaaaatatctttttcaattttatttttttaatattgagttatttgtgaattacaattacaagtcattacaaataaggctaaatcatgtggggaagcactgtagctttcatcacaaaacactgtgaattgctacagtgtttccaacatgattttttttttcctttttttggtgtttgttttgttattttttttctaagattgtctctgtcgatttttaaaaaaaaatattgagctggttaagaatttggctttgtaattttttttctttaaaacactgtgaattgttgcagtgttttcccatgtgatttttttatgattttttccaaagttatctttatcgatttttttttaatattgagttggttaagaattacaattacaataaagctaaatcatatgaggaaagcgttgtagtttttctcacaaaacactgtggattgctacaatatttctctaaatggttttttattttattttattgggaaaaacacTATAGTTTTTCTCATAGAACAttatcaattgctacaacgttttttctcatgggttttctccttccaaaattatctttgttggttttgttttttttaatattaagttggtagagaatttagctttataattttttttctttttattaactgaaaagctaaatcatgtggcgaaagcactgtatctttcctcataaaacactgtagattgctacaaatcattgtgttcagtctctaagtttttgatcaccaacacaactttttttcccgtcatgaaatatttgcttcatcatacctttaatttctattacttatctagcgctggttcacaattataatactatcaagtgcatttgttttacaagcccgcggcagcgcgctAGCATGTAATCTCGTTTTAATTTCTATATCCAATCCAAagtatattttaatgtttaagatcgtagtggttatttttaaatttttattttaaaatgtattaaaataattttttttattttttaaaatattatttttaatattattacatcaaaacaataaaaaaaaaaaatagaaaaaaaaaagcgttGACAGTTCAGCACGAGCCTACCCAAGTTATACTAGCTAGCAAGAGTTTCCCTCGTCCTGTCTTTCCTGTAACCTGACAAGGCTTGTTAATAGATTAATCATTAATGTGCTCGAGACAGGCCCTTCATGTGGTAGGTTACGTATCGTTTGCCTCTGTTGCAGTCATGGCCGGCTAAACCTGTACCTGTTCCAGCATGTATTGcgaaaatgaattaattttctcAACGAAAATGATTACACTCATGAAATCCAGGCATTCAAAAAGCTTGAATGATTCAATAGCAAGTAAACAAACCTGTCTTCTTGTCAGCGTTCAGGAATTGTTTCGTTGATGCCTTCAGATGTACACCAACAAGTAATCATCACCGTCTACTTGCATCTACTTGCATTATAGACGTACATGGTTgaaagtgagtttttttttatttaaaattattattattatttaatatttttaaatttttataatatactaatattaaaaattatattttttaatatttttttaaaaaacaaacactttgaAAACGTACTCTGTCTATTACGAACGGCTATCACTATCTCCTTGGAAATCCAGCCCCATCCACCGTCGGCAGGGTAAAGGAAACTAATGCCAGTGGAAGCATAAGCCAATGGATGACATTTTCAGTGGctgatttattttcctttctggGCGAAATAAGTCGTGCTAATTATTTACGTGAcaggaaaaatgatgataaaggCCAACCCCATGTGTACGCGGACAGGAAAGGGGCGGCCAATTCTAACGCTACTGCTAGTCTTGGACGCACTCGGCAGTTGTTTTGCTTGCAAATAAAACCACCACCAGCTCCGCCATTTTTCAAAGCATCCACCCAACTTTTATTCCTTTCGAAGGCTTTGTTAGGGTGTCCGTGACGgtgaaagtggttttttttaaaaaaaatattaaaataatatttctttattccTTGAAATTTATTAAACGATCCAAAATTTCTTAGAATCTCCTTtaccctttcttttttatcctttgtttGTTTGCCCTATTTTCCACAAAAAGAACAGCGCGGCTGTTTAACTTCTCCTCCTTTTCAGGCCGTGTCCAGTCCCTGTATTAATCTTAAAACCCCCACTGGTAACCAGCTAGTGTGTGGTGGGCCCTACACCCAACTAATCCATAAGTACTAGCTTCTAACATAAGCCAACCAAACGACAAAACTACTTTTTAAAAAGgatgagaaaaatgaaaattccCTACCCTCTACAGTTATTCTAGAAAAAAGACATACTTGGGGGCTGTGCATGCTGTcaacagaaaagagaaaagcaacTGGTGACCGACTCCCAACCGCCTGTTTTGTACTCTGCTATGTCACCAGTTGAGTtgtgttttaaagttttttttttaaaaaaaatatattaaaaaaatattttttattttttaaaatttattttaaatattaatacattaaaaaaatataaaattataaaaaaattaatttaaaataaaaaaattattattttttaaaacacaaaaacaaccgGGCTCTGAATTAAATATGACTAAAAATCTAGCCAATAGAATTATGGCAATATATTCTAATCATGACTGGAAGTGTTTAGAAATGTAGtcgcggttgtttttcaaaatgatttttacttataaatatattaaaataatattatttatttattttttaaaagttttttttaatgttggtatatcaaaatgatatgataatataaaaaaaaatttaaattttagcaaaaatctAAAACTGGGCAGAATCTACtctaacatattaaaaaaaagaagaaattgtgTTAAAATAAGTTAAAGATGACAAATCACACTAACTGGGGTATGGTATAATACACAAGTGATTTATACAATCATGGCGCTAAATGTTATCGGCGTTAACAGTAAGATTTTCTAATACGATGACTCTGTTTCCATGGCTTTACTAATAATTAAACaactattatgtttttttatttgaccgcATGAATGGCTAGAATGGTTTTGCGACAACATGAACTTCGTTATCTCCAGTCACTTCTTTCGCACTAGAATCATATAGGAAATGACCACCATGACCTGCTGGCTCAGACCCCATCTAATACTAGTGTATAAATAACGACAGTTAGCTCTGTTTCTAAGGCAGAGAGCACCCATCTGGCAATGGCCATGGAAACCCATTTGCgtgttgtgtttttcttggtAAATGTGGTTGTGCTGGGTGTTTCTGGCGCAGGAGGAGAAACAGCTGTTGGAGACCCGGGAATGAGAAGGGATGGTTTGAGAGTGGCCTTTGAAGCTTGGAATTTCTGCAATGAAGTTGGCCAAGAAGCTCCTGGCATGGGTAGCCCCAGAGCAGCTGATTGCTTTGACCTCTCAAGTAAGAACAAGCACCGTAGAAGGAAACACGCAGTATTGAAGAGTGGGTCTTTCTTTATTACtattccttttcaattattgagttttttattgCCAAAATCAACATCTAAATCTTTGTCGCTGCTCAAATGGGCGTGTTTACTCGTAGCTTCTATTCATTTGAAGGAAATGTTCATTACTAtcatggtttttcttttaattttctttattctagCTTTTATACAtaaccacacaaaaaaatcagttttttttcatgctGTATTTGACTCTTTATCTGTTGCACTCAACTGTCTCCACTGTTTCTGTTATATGCATGCTAATTCTTTGTTAAAAATGAGGCAGGTTCTTTTCTGAAACACCAGGTAAGTGAAGCTGATAACAAACTCGGGGTAGGACAGCCTTTCCCAGGTTTGGCCCCAGGAGCCATAAACAATACCGACCTTTATGCAATGCAGAAGGAGCTATACCTGGGTTCATTATGTCAAGTTGAGGATACCCCGAATCCATGGCAGTTTTGGATGGTCATGCTTAAAAATGGAAACTATGACACAACTTCCGGTTTGTGTCCAAGGAATGGGAAAAAGGCCCCTCCTTTTAGTCCAGGAAGGTTTCCTTGTTTTGGAAAGGGTTGTATGAATCAACCCATGTTGTATCATCAGCAGACTAAGCTTTCGGATGGTGGTATAATGAGAGGAAGTTTCAATGGGACATATGATTTGGGTTCTGACATTGGAAGTGGACTTGATGGAATCTCTTTTTATGAAGTGGTTTGGGAAAAAACAGTTAGTAATGGAAGCTGGGTCTTTAGCCACAAGCTCAAGACTTCAAAGAAGTACCCATGGCTGATGCTGTACCTCAGAGCTGATGCAACTACAGGATTTTCTGGAGGGTATCACTATGACACAAGAGGAATGCTCAAAATTGTAAGTAGAAActgtttgaaatatttttttcctcctcAATTTCAAAGCAAATCCCAGTCATCTTGACAGATTAAAACTAAGCTGCACTAGCAAATACGTATGAGTTCGCCTTTCTATATTCAGTTATTCATTACTtagtaaaggaaaagaaaacggGAGAAGGTACTCTGGTGTGTCTTGATGATGAAGGTGTATTCTTGTGACTTGGCAGATagagatttgttttgtttcttgttaatgaaaattggtatttgttttatttcttgtttattaaaattgatcACTGTGTCATAGGAAACAATCAATGATTGGACAGGTTAATTACCTACCCGGAATATTAAATCAGggtatcaaaatgattttggtTAGCTGTCTCTGTCCTTTACAGCCATTTTGGAACTCAGTTATTCATctgatattttactattttcaaGCTCATATCTAACAAAATGGTCAAAATCCAGTTGATTCTTAATCCATATTGTAAACTTCTACTGGGATTTGTCCAACTAGTACTGTTTCTATAGGCCTTGAAAGATTTGGTGGAGGTCACGGGCCTCGTAATCTTTTTATAATCATAGGACACGAGAAGCTTCAGCCATTTGGACATGGTTGCAAGTGCACACTTCCTTTACTTAACAAGTCTTGTGATGGATGGCACCACCGGTCTTGAGGTTGAGGTTTGATTAGGCAGACAAAAGGAACTGATACGTAGTAAATTTGGAGACTTGTTCCTATCCTTGTTCGGTAAGCTCTTAAATATACGTGTCAGTATACAAAAGAGCACATACTTACTCATGAAGATATTGATTGTGTGTTTTGTGTTTGCTCTGATACTAATTCATGTAAAATGAAActacatgataaaaatactaaatcagTTTGCCTGGAGTCAGATCAGTATGAACCACAGTAGAGTAAAAATGACACCAGTCCtgttttttgtataattgtCCTCCTGAAAATGGTAACAAGTTAGCTGTCTTGCAGCTTCCAGAGTCACCTAATTTCAAGGTCAAAGTGACTTTGGATGTGAAACAAGGGGGAGGACCCAAGAGCCAGTTCTATTTGATAGATATTGGGAGCTGTTGGAAGAACAATGGTGCTCCATGCGATGGAGATGTGCTTACCGACATAACCAGATACAGTGAGATGATTATCAATCCTGAAACTCCAGCTTGGTGCAGTCCCACAAATCTAGGAAACTGCCCACCATACCACGTTACTCCAAACAACACAAAAATTTACAGAAATGATACAGCTAACTTCCCGTATGGGGCGTATCACTACTACTGTGCTCCAGAGAATGCTCAATTTTTAGAGAAACCTGTCAGCACTTGTGATCCCTACAGCAATCCTCAGGCACAAGAGCTAGTTCAGTTGCTGCCTCATCCTATATGGGCTGACTATGGCTATCCAACAAAACAAGGGGATGGTTGGGTTGGGGATGCCAGAACTTGGGAGCTTGATGTGGGTGGGCTTGCAAGTAGACTTTACTTCTATCAGGTCAGTAGTCAAACAACCCCTTTTAGGTGTAAATGCTATAAAAGTGATGAACAACCAGATAGTCACCATTTTAGTTCTTTCACTGCAGGATCCAGGTACCCCTCCTGCTAGAAGAATATGGAGATCCATCGACATGGGTACTGAGATTTTTGTTAGCGACAAAGATGAAGTAGCGGAGTGGACTATTAGTGATTTTGATGTTACTTTCACATAATTTGGTgttcaaaattcttttttctttcagaaaAATCCCTTTCGAGATTAAGAGGGGAAAGGGGTAAAGGCATCATCTGCTACAATGATAATTTAGAAAGCTGGGATTGGATCGAGTAGCCAAAAAAAACCCGTAAGGGCCTGGCATTCTTGTGCTGTGAGGCACATCAGCGCATCCAATTGTATCCCGAAACATCAATTAATGTGAAAGAAATATGAACTGTGTCAATTTTACTGCATCTCTCCAGTATTTTGTTTCAAGTATAGAAGACATCTTCTTCTCATGCAATGATGCGTGATCTACGGATCTACCCACCAGGAAAGAAAAGCAACTATGCTGATTTCCTAGACTGCTCGGACAATAATTTCCTAGAGGGCGAAACTGTTCTTACCATGtggtcattttaatttttggacaCGTGTCATTTTAATTCGGACCTAGGTGGATTGGTCCTCCCGTGTGGTTTAACCTAACTTGGTACCAAACTGGTCACAACAACACCACAGAGAAATTTCACGGGAGCTCAAGCCAAGTTCGAGTGCTATATTCTTACATGGCTTGGACTGCATTAATTCTTTACAGCtagcataataaaataataataataattaatggctgcacctttttttttctttctcagttcatttttgtattttaaaaatattttaaaaatatataaattttatttatttactttaaattattatttttagtattttttaaccattttgatgtgttgttgtcaaaaataattttttaaaaataaaaaaaattattttaatgtattttcaagtaaaaaatactttaaaaaacaactattatcaaATTTCAAACATAAGGTTAAATGTATGCCTTCACTTAgttaacttttaattaatttgtcggaatataaaaaacagagatgatatttttttgttttaaaaatatataaatttattttaaaattatcataaaaatatacttattttatatcacagttcatattttttcaattaaatatatttttgtatttgtttttcaagatattaaCCAATTACAACCTTGTTATATATGCTTTGTACACACCAAGCTGTCGAAATGTGTTTTGCAGCCTGAACAAACACGTATGACAAATAGTTAAATACACGATTCATGTGGTGTCGGTTAAAGTAAAACTAACAATGGAGGAACATTGGGATAAGTTTAgtgtaaaacaaaaacataaaaaaaataaaataataataaataaagagacTCAGTGTTTGATTGTATACACAGACACTTTATTTTGCtacaataaaatttcaatcttgcCCTTCCAACAAAAAACCGTTGGACTAGCTACCGGGAGTTGGAAAAG is part of the Populus trichocarpa isolate Nisqually-1 chromosome 2, P.trichocarpa_v4.1, whole genome shotgun sequence genome and encodes:
- the LOC7460497 gene encoding uncharacterized protein LOC7460497 isoform X1 — translated: MAMETHLRVVFFLVNVVVLGVSGAGGETAVGDPGMRRDGLRVAFEAWNFCNEVGQEAPGMGSPRAADCFDLSSKNKHRRRKHAVLKSSFLKHQVSEADNKLGVGQPFPGLAPGAINNTDLYAMQKELYLGSLCQVEDTPNPWQFWMVMLKNGNYDTTSGLCPRNGKKAPPFSPGRFPCFGKGCMNQPMLYHQQTKLSDGGIMRGSFNGTYDLGSDIGSGLDGISFYEVVWEKTVSNGSWVFSHKLKTSKKYPWLMLYLRADATTGFSGGYHYDTRGMLKILPESPNFKVKVTLDVKQGGGPKSQFYLIDIGSCWKNNGAPCDGDVLTDITRYSEMIINPETPAWCSPTNLGNCPPYHVTPNNTKIYRNDTANFPYGAYHYYCAPENAQFLEKPVSTCDPYSNPQAQELVQLLPHPIWADYGYPTKQGDGWVGDARTWELDVGGLASRLYFYQDPGTPPARRIWRSIDMGTEIFVSDKDEVAEWTISDFDVTFT
- the LOC7460497 gene encoding uncharacterized protein LOC7460497 isoform X2; the protein is MAMETHLRVVFFLVNVVVLGVSGAGGETAVGDPGMRRDGLRVAFEAWNFCNEVGQEAPGMGSPRAADCFDLSSSFLKHQVSEADNKLGVGQPFPGLAPGAINNTDLYAMQKELYLGSLCQVEDTPNPWQFWMVMLKNGNYDTTSGLCPRNGKKAPPFSPGRFPCFGKGCMNQPMLYHQQTKLSDGGIMRGSFNGTYDLGSDIGSGLDGISFYEVVWEKTVSNGSWVFSHKLKTSKKYPWLMLYLRADATTGFSGGYHYDTRGMLKILPESPNFKVKVTLDVKQGGGPKSQFYLIDIGSCWKNNGAPCDGDVLTDITRYSEMIINPETPAWCSPTNLGNCPPYHVTPNNTKIYRNDTANFPYGAYHYYCAPENAQFLEKPVSTCDPYSNPQAQELVQLLPHPIWADYGYPTKQGDGWVGDARTWELDVGGLASRLYFYQDPGTPPARRIWRSIDMGTEIFVSDKDEVAEWTISDFDVTFT